The segment CCTTTATGGGATTGGCTCTCATTGCACTATCCGTGCTTGTGAGTTTCTTTTCCTGCCAAAAATCCTCTGCTGTCAAAGGATCCGAATCTCCCCAACCTCACTACATTCAACAATATGTAGAGAGGCCTGAGTTCAAGTCGGCAATTTGGGCCGTCCCATCTTAAGCCGAAAGCAAAACCTCCACTGGGCAATTTGTCGTGGTGGTCAAAGTGAATGAAGACGAGGGAGCTGAAACTCACGTAGTTAATTACAAGAGAGAGCCTGAACGATTCCTTACTTATGCCAAGCGTTACAACGACTTGTCATATAATCGTCCGATTCCAGCGCCTAATAGCAATGGAGCCTTAGCTGAACCTCTATCTAAAGTGCAGTGCTATGAAATGTCATCAACGGGAGAGCTGGTCGATGTTTCTTCCAAGGTAGTACTGAGAGCTTTGACCTTCTTGCCCTATATAAAGAGCGGGTACAAAGATCGGGAATCTGTAGAGATGCCAAAAACTGATGGCATGCCGAGTAAGTATGGTCCGAGAGATTATCTTGTCAATAAGACTCTTTCGTCGTTGACGGTGGAAGACCTGACTTTACTTGACTATCAGTCTTTCAGTTACCTCTTCGAGCTTATTCCTATTGCCCCCTATAAGTTCGAGAAGGATTCGCAGATCAAGGTCGTGATAAGCGAGAGCGGGAAAACGCACGAAACTATAGCAAGATACGCAGAGACCTTATAATCTGAGGTGAGCAATCCTCTATCGGATTGTCTGTAAAAACAAGGAGAAGTGTCTAGATAGAAGGGAACACTTCTCCTTGTTGTTATCATCTTGCCGTGCGTCCCTACACATACACATCGCTACTCGTCTCGCTCTAATCTCTAACCTCTAAACCCCTTCGATCACTCTGATAAGAAAGGACCTCGCAAGAGGTCCGACGTATCGTAGCCGTCGGTCGGAGGGACACAAGCCCCGAACGACCGATGGATAGGCGAAAGAGGTAGAAGGTCGACCCCTTGTGGGTCGGACTAGACGAAGCTTACAGTCTCAGTCCGACCTCCCACAAGGGGTGGTCGCTTGCTTCGTGTGATACTCCTTACCCTCCAGTCGTTCGGGGCTGTCGCCCCTCCGACTGGGGGCTACGATGCGTCCGACCGCAAGCGGTCGCCTCCATTGTCGACCGATCTTAACAATGTAACATTTGATGCAACGGACGCACGAGCCGTGCGTCCCTACACATCGTTACTCGTCTCGCTTTGACACAACGGACGCCCTCCGACTTAACACACCCGTGCGTCCCTACAGGAGTCGGATGCCGTGCGTCCCTATAGCGGGCTACACGTTTCAGCGGGCTCCACGACTTTGTGGATGGGGGAGTGGGGTAGAGCTTTGGGGGCTATTTTGTATCTTTGCCTATCATAATTACTGCCGATTCCTATTATAATGAAAAAGGTACGACTACATCGCGAGGGGGTGGGGCTCCTCATTTCATTCTTCCTCATACTGACGTTGGCTTGCTGGGCAACCTTTGTCTTTGTGCCCTTTAAGGGGGTATTTATCTTGACTCTACTGGTGTCGCTCGTGGTGATGGGGCTAGCGCTAAACTTCTTTCGCTTCCCTAGGCGTAGCAACAGCGAGGCGGCCAATAGACGTGTCATCGTAGCACCGGCCGATGGCAAAGTGGTGGTCATGGAGGAGGTCGAAGAGCCTGAGCTGCTGGGACGCCGCTGTCTCAAGCTCTCGATCTTTATGTCGCTCTACAATGTGCATGCTAACTGGGTCGCCTGCAATGGCACGATCACCCATGTGGAGCATCAGAGCGGTGCTTACTACAAGGCTTTTCTCCCTAAGAGTAGCGTGCTCAATGAGCGGTCGGCGGTGATCATTCGTACAGATGGTGGTCATGAGGTGCTAGAGCGTCAGATCGCTGGTGCTGTGGCACGTCGTATCGTCACTTATCCGAAGGTGGGCGATGAGGTGACGGTCGAGGACTTCCTCGGCTTCATCAAGTTTGGCTCACGCATCGACCTTTACCTGCCACTGGGTACGGAGATAGCGATCAAGATAGGCGACGAAGTGGTGGGCGGTGAGACCACGCTGGGCTATCTGCCCCAGTAGGCACGCTTCTTGCTGTATGATGATCAAAACAACGCTGTGATGAAGATAAGACAATTTATCCCCAATCTCCTAACGCTGTGCAATATCCTCTCGGGGGCGGCAGCTATCATCTCAATCCTATACTATAAGGAGTACCAGATGGGTGCCATCTGGATTGCTGTGGGTGCTCTCTTTGACCTGCTCGATGGTATGGTGGCGCGTCTCCTGCATGCGACTTCTCCAATAGGCGCTGACCTAGACTCGCTCTCAGATGTGGTGACCTTTGGCTTAGCACCGGCACTCCTGGCTCTCTGCACGATGGAGGGGAGACTCTTGGCGAGTGGCTATGCAGCGTCTACGGCTCTGATGATGTCGCTACCTTTTCTCCTGATCCTACCTTTTGCAGCCTACCGCTTGGCACTCTTTAATAATGATATGGGGTCGAGCAACTACTTTCGTGGGCTACCGGTACCTGCCTCTGCGCTCTTGTGGATCGGCATATCGCTCTCCACTTGCGCCTGTGCGGTGGATACCCTTTCGCTGGTGACTAGCTACGGATTGCTGCTTCTCTCCTGTATCTTGATGGTGAGCCGTATGCCAATGCTCTCGCTGAAGCATCTAAGCGCACAGATGAAAGCGCCCCACGGTAGGATCATCCTCATCGCATGGGGCGTGATCCTAGTTCCTGCGGGCTGTCTCTATATGTGGCTAGGCTCTGTAGCGAGTACCCTGCGCCTAGTGATGATGCTCTACATCTTCGTCTCGCTGGTCATCGGTCGCCAGATCAAGAGTAACTCGGACGCTATCGATGCTGCGGCTCAACAATAATAACCCCTTAATCTAACCCCGATATGGAATTCTTACTTGGTCTGATCGTTGTCATAGGGCTTACGTACCTGCTCCTGAGATACTTTGCGCCTCGCATATTACAGTGGATGGTGAAGCGCTATATACAGCAGGCTGATCCGCACGTTAAGTCACGACAAGCTCCTCGCAAGGGGTGGCACTCAGCCGCTTCACAGCAAAGCTCAGCGGACGCACAGTCACAGCAGGGCAAGCTAGACATGAAGGATATAGCGAAGAAGAAGTTTGAGAAGGACCAAGGGGAGTACATAGACTTTGAGGAGGAGTAAGAGGGAGTGCAAACAAAAAAAGACTGCCACGGTAAGGTGACAGTCTCGTCAATGGATTGCTTTAGTAGCGGACTAAATGTCTTAGTAGGGAGACTGTTGCATAAAGGCGAATCGCTGTGTTGCTTTCGGGATTCGGCTTCGGTCACATACGGATGTATGCTCCCTTCAGACCTCACCCTCAGCGCCTTGCGCTTCATCCTTTCTGCAAAGTCTAGACAATCTTGCTTGCAAGATTGCGAGACTGTTGACTTTTGCAACAGTCTTAGAAGGGGAAGTCTCTCTCCTCGTCGTCAGTGCCCATCGGGTTGAAGTCTGAGGCTCCAGCGTTAAACGACTGATCGAAGGGGTGGGGTGCACTGCCCGTAGAAGAGCCACCAGGTGTCGATGTAGCAGCGGAGCGAGGTCTACCGCCATTGATCTGAGAGGTGTAGTGCATGTTAGCCTCCTCGAGAGGGTAGAACTTAGCAAACTCGCCACGAAAGCCGATACGCACATCGCCGATCGGTCCGTTACGATGCTTGGCAATGATGAAGTAACCGATACCCTTTGTATCTCCGTTGTCATCCTGCATAATGCCATAGACCTCGGGTCTGTGCAGGAAGCAAACCATATCGGCATCCTGCTCGATAGCTCCTGACTCACGCAGGTCGGAGAGCTGTGGCACCTTACTATTTGTACCGCTATCGTTCTTGCGCAGCTCGACAGCACGGTTGAGCTGTGAGAGGGCGATGATGGGGATGTCTAGCTCCTTGGCAAGCATCTTGAGCGAGCGCGAGATGGTACTGACCTCTTGCTCACGATTGCCAAAGTTCATACCACTAGCGTTCATCAGCTGGAGGTAGTCGATGATGATGATCTTGATGTCGTGCTCCCGCACGAGCCGGCGCACCTTAGTACGTAGTTCGAAGACGGAGAGACTAGGCGTATCGTCAATGTAGAGGGGCGTATTCTCCAAGACGCTGATACGCTCGTCAAGCTGTGTCCACTCAAAGTTCTCGAGTTGACCGCTTTTGAGCTTTTCACCCGGGAGCTCACAGACGTTACTGATAAGACGCTTGACCAGCTGCACGCTACTCATCTCAAGGTTAAAGAGGGCAACGGGGATCTTATTGTCCACCGCGATATACTTAGCCATAGATAGGACGAAGGCTGTCTTACCGATAGCGGGGCGCGCTGCGATGATGATGAGGTCTGACTTCTGCCACCCGGCGGTCATCGCATCGATGCCGTCAAAGCCTGAGGAGATACCACTGATACCCTCGGCACTATTGGCAGCAGCCTTGATGTCGTCGATAGCAATCTTGAGTACGGTATCAATGGGCTGCACATCCTTGCGTAGATGCTTCTGCGAGAGCGCAAAGAGAGCCCCCTCAGCACTCTCCATCTGATCCTCGATGTCGATGGTGTCTTCGTACGCAGAGGTAAGTACCTCGGTAGAGAACTTGATGAGATTGCGGCTCAGTGCTTTCTGCGCCACAATCATGGCGTGGTACTCTAGGTTGCCCGCACTGATGACACGGTTGCTTAGTTCGACGAGAAAGGGCATTCCCCCTACCTGATCCAGCTTGCCCTCACGCTGTAGTCTCTGACTGACCGTGTGCAGGTCTATGGGCTGCTCCTCCAGACTTAGGTCGCGCATGACCTCGAAGATGGTCTGATGCGCATTGACGTAGAAGCTCTCGGGCTCCAGGATCGTGCTGATCTCAGAGAAGGCTTCTTTCTCCAGTAGTATGGCACCTAGTACAGCCTCCTCTATGTCTGTCGCTTGAGGTGGCACACGTCCCTCGGTCGTGCGATCGAGCGAGGCTTGTGGCCTGCGGAGCTGCTTCTGTTGTGTCGTCTTTAGGGGTGGCATGCGTTAGTTCGTTTGGCTAGGTGAATTGTTACGTGTAGGGGGCAAGCGGGTAGCCTAGACGAGGAGCCTAGGCTGTGGAGATGGAAGGAGCTGTAATAGTGGCTTTAGTCGAGCTTGAGGACAGCGAGGAAGGCTTTCTGTGGGATCTCTACGTTGCCGATCTGCTTCATGCGCTTCTTACCCTCTTTCTGCTTCTCTAGTAGCTTGCGTTTACGGCTAATATCACCGCCGTAGCACTTGGCAGTCACATCTTTGCGCACCGCCTTGACGGTCTCACGAGCGATGATCTTAGCACCGATAGCGGCTTGGATAGCTATGTCAAATTGCTGGCGCGGGATGAGCTCCTTGAGCTTTTCGCACATACGACGGCCGAAGGGGACGCTATTGTCAAAGTGCGTCAGCGTCGAGAGCGCATCGACGGGCTCGCCATTGAGGAGGATATCTAGCTTGACCAACTTAGAGGGACGGAAGTCGCTCAGGTGATAGTCAAAGGAAGCGTAGCCTCGTGAGATGCTCTTGAGCTTGTCATAGAAGTCGATGACGATCTCACCGAGAGGCAGATCGAAGTAGATCTCGACACGGTTGCCACTGATGTACTCCTGCTTGATGAGGATGCCGCGCTTGTCGAGGCAGAGCGTCATGATAGGACCGATGTAGGCGGTATCTGTGATGATCGTGGCTCGTATGTACGGCTCCTCGATGTGATCAATCTGCATCGGATCGGGCAGACCTGACGGGTTGTGTACCTCGGTCACGCCGCCCTTCTTGTCGTAAACGAGGTAGGAGACGTTGGGAACAGTCGTGATGACGTTCATATTGAACTCACGGTCGAGACGCTCCTGAATGATCTCCATGTGGAGCAAACCAAGGAATCCACAGCGGAAGCCGAAGCCTAGTGCTGCCGAGCTCTCAGGCGTGAAGGTGAGCGAAGCATCGTTGAGCTGTAGCTTCTCGAGTGAAGCGCGTAAGTCTTCAAAGTCTTCCGTGTCAATGGGGTAGACACCCGCGAAGACCATCGGCTTGACCTCCTCAAAGCCTGCGATAGCTGCTGAGGCAGGGCGCTGTATGTGTGTGATCGTATCACCTACCTTGACCTCTTTGCTGGTCTTGATACCAGAGATGATGTAGCCCACGTCACCCGTGTTGACCCGATCTCTAGGCATCATGTCAAGCTTGAGCACGCCCACCTCATCGGCGTCGTACTCCATGCCTGTATTGATGAACTTGACCTTGTCTCCCTTGGCTATAGACCCGTTGACAATCTTATAGTAGGCGATGATCCCACGGAAGGGGTTGAAGACGGAGTCAAAGATGAGTGCTTGTAGCGGAGCGTCGGGGTCTCCCACAGGGGCTGGCACACGCTCTACGATGGCATCCAGGATCTCGTTGACACCTTGTCCCGTCTTACCACTGGCAAAGAGCACCTCGTCTGGATCTACTCCCAGCAGGCTGACGATCTGGTCTTGTACCTCTTCGGGAGAAGCTCCAGGCAGGTCGATCTTGTTGACTACTGGTATGATCGTCAGGTCATGCTCGATCGCCATATAGAGGTTGCTGATGGTCTGTGCTTGTATGCCCTGCGAAGCGTCCACGATGAGCAATGCTCCCTCACATGCAGCTATGGAGCGAGACACCTCATAGCTGAAGTCCACGTGTCCTGGTGTGTCAATTAGGTTGAGCGTGTACTCTACGTCATCCTTAGTATAGGACATCTGTATAGCGTGGCTCTTGATCGTGATGCCACGCTCACGCTCTAGATCCATATTGTCAAGGACTTGATCCTGCAGATCTTTCTTTTGGACGGTATCTGTGTACTCCAAAAGGCGATCGGCGAGGGTACTCTTGCCGTGATCAATGTGAGCTATGATACAAAAGTTACGTATGTGCTGCATGTGCTAAAGGGATTCGTGCGCTAAATAAAGGGCAACAGTGCTACAGTCTATCTGCTGTAAGAAAGGAAATAAAGGGCGGTGCGAAGCTGTGAGGAGCGTAGAGGAGTCGATTACTCTTCCTCCTCCTCGTCCTCCATATTGGTGAAGACGTTCTGCACATCTTCATCCTCTTCAAGTCTCTCGATGAGCTTGTTGAGCTCTTCGCGCTCCTCAGCTGAGACTGGACGTGTATCCTTGGGTACGCGGATGAACTCGACCGAGCTAATCTCAAATCCTAGATCCTCGAGCTTGGCTTGGAGAGCGCCATTCTGAGAGAAGTCTCCCTCGATGACCCACTCCTCTTCCTCTTGCTCTAGATCCTCTACACCGTAATCGATCAAGTCTAAGATCAACTCCTCCTGGTCTATCTCCTCCTTGGGCTGGACGTGGAAGACGCATCGGTGATCAAAGAGAAACTCCAAGCTACCAGTCGTACCGAGGTTGCCGCCAAACTTATTAAAGTAGCTACGCACGTTGGCGACCGTGCGAGTCGTATTGTCTGTTGCTGTCTCTACAAAGATAGCGATGCCATGCGGACCATAGCCCTCATAGTTCATCTCCTTGTAGTCGGTGTTGCTGTCCTTGTCGGTAGCTTTTTTGATAGCACGCTCTACGTTCTCCTTAGGCATGTTCTCCTTCTTTGCCGTTTGGACGAGGACGCGTAGTCGTGGGTTGGTATCAGGATCGGGACCGCCGGCCTTAACGGCAATGGTAATCTCCTTGCCTAGCTTAGTGAATACACGAGCCATGTTGCCCCAACGCTTTAGTTTGCGTGCTTTACGATATTCAAATGCTCTTCCCATGATTGGATTGGATACTTAACTATGTTAGTTGATTTATATGTCTGATGATTGGATAGGCTAGCGTAGCGTGGCGTGGTACTCCTGCTCGATGGCTTGCCAGATGCGCTTCATGGCAGCATCGATCTGTGCGTCTCGTAGGGTGCCCTTGTCGTCACGTAGGTAGAAGCTGAGTGCGTAGCTCTTCTTGCCCTTAGGTAGCTCCTTGCCTGTGTAAACGTCAAAGAGCTCGATACGCTGAAGTAGCTTGCGCTCGGCCTTGCTGGCGGTGCGAGCTAATGCTTCGTAGGAGATGTCGTTGTCGATGAGGAGAGCTAGGTCACGCTTCACCGTTGGGTACTTGCTTAGCTCCGTGCTGACCACTTTGTGCTGTAGTAGATATGCCATCAAAGTGTCGCTGTATAGCTCAGCATAGTAGACCGACTGCTTGATGTCGCACTTGGTGAGCCAATAGTTGCTCACGACACCTACGTAAGCGAGGCTCTTGCCCTCTCGATCGGTGTAGCAAACTACGTCGCTCCATAGGTCGTGGCATTCGGCTGGTGTAGTCACCGAGTAGTCCTCTGTCGTAAAGCCCATGTGCGCTAGGAGCTTCTCGACAACCCCTCGTAGCATGTAAGGAGAGGTAGCTTCGCCAGCGGTCGTCCAGCTATTGGGCATGAGCGTCCCCGAGAGCCACAATCCTAGTCTGTGAGCTTGGGTGTACTGGTCCAGGGGAGTAGCCGCCAGATCGTTTTGCTTGTAGCGGTAGACGTTGCCCCACTCATAGAGCGCGCAGTAGGGCTGCTTGCGGTGCACATTGTCAGAGATCGTCTCTAGACCGCCCACGAGCAGGGTGGGGCGTAGCACGTTGAGCTCTTGGCTTAGCGGATTCTCTATCGGGACGAGCTGGTTAGGGTCAAAAGCCTTTTGCCCCTCAAAGTATTGACGAGAGGTGAGCGAATTGTTCAATATCTCTCGATAGCCAAAGCCTGTGAGTAGCTCCGAAAGCTTGAGCTGAGCGTGATAGATATGGTCTTGGTCGCTCTGCTTAGAGAGACTCGCATGCACATAGCCCGATAGCGGGACAGCGTTGTAGCCGTAGATGCGTAGTACCTCCTCGACGACATCTACTGGACGTGTCACATCGTAGCGATAGCGAGGCACAGAAATGGCAAAAGCATCACCCTCCACAGCCTTAGGAGACATCTCTAGAGCCTCTAAAATGAGTTGTAGCTGGTCAGCCGTCAGTTCACGACCGATAGCCCGAGAGACATAGTCCGTAGAGATCGTCAACTCTACGGGATCAAGGTGCATACGATAGTGATCCACCGTCTCTTCTGCTAACTTTCCCCCGCAAATCTCCAAAATGAGCGATACAGCACGCTGGAGCGCCCAGTCGGTCGCCTCGGGATCTAGCCCACGCTCGAAGCGGAAGGAGGAGTCGGTGCTCAGTCCGTGGCTTCTAGCAGCTCGACGTGTGATCGTCGGATTGAAGTTCGCTGCCTCTATAAATATGTCTGTCGTCTCCATCGTCACGCCCGAGTCGAGTCCACCCATCACACCACCTATGCAGAGCGGTGTGAGCTGGCTGTCGCAGATCATATTCTCCATACCTGTGAGCTTATGCTCTACGCCATCCAAGGTGGTAAAAGGCGTGCCTGCAGGTAGATGAGCTATGCGCAGCAGACCGCCAGCGATCTTCTGAGCGTCAAAAGCGTGTAGTGGCTGCCCGATCTCGTGTAAGACGAAGTTGGTTACATCTACCACCGCATTGATGGGACGCTGACCGATGCTTTGAAGTCGCTCCTTGAGCCAGTCAGGACTCTCGACACACTTCAGGCCACGTATGGTCACTCCCTGATAGCGGGGGCAGTCCTCAGCGGATACCTCCATCTCAACCTGAATGGCAGAAGCCCTCGCATCGACCGACTGAGGCTTCGTCAGGGTCGGACGCTCCGCACGGATTACCTGCCCCTCACGATAGGAGTAGTAAGCCGCTAGGTCGCGTGCTACGCCATAGTGTGAGGTCGCATCGACACGGTTAGGTGTTATGTCTATCTCTATGACGGTATCACTGGCTAGGTCAAAGTAGTCAGCCGCCGGTGTCCCAGGCTTCACCGTCTCATCGTCTAGCACCCAAATGCCAGAGCTGTCGGCTCCCATACCTATCTCGACTTGCGAGCAAATCATACCCATACTAGGCTCGCCACGTAGCTTGGACTTCTTGATCTTAAAAGACTCGCCATCGGGCCCGTATAGAGTCGTGCCGACAGTTGCGACGATGACCGTTTGGCCTGCAGCCACGTTAGGTGCTCCACAAACAATCTGCACAGGCTCCTCCTCGCCGAGATCGACCGTGCAGACGTGCAGGTGGTCGGAGTTAGGGTGGGGGATGCAAGTGAGTGTGCGCCCTATGACGACACCACGCAGACCGCCTCGTACAGACTCCGTCTGCTCGACGCCAGCCACCTCAAGACCGATGGCTGTGAGCGTCTCCGCCACTTCATTTGGATTATAACCCTCTAGACGAGGTAGGTATTGCTGTAACCAGTTGAAAGATATATTCATACGAATCAGACATAGGCTCTCTAGGAGCCGATGAATAGAGTTATAAAGCGATACAGAAGAGACTAGTCGTGAGACTCAGTCTCTTTATTATTATATGGTGTGCTGTTGCGCAGCTCGACCTTGGAGTATGGACGTGGAAAGCCTTCGCCAGCAAAGAGCTCGGTAGCTCTACCGTTGAAGTCCCAGAAGAGATCCCACATATCCGCATTAGTACACCATACACGGATCATGATCGTGTAGTTGCTCTCCGTCATATCAGAGATCACGGCTAGCACGCCTTGATCCTGTAGGATGCGTGGATCCTTGAGTAGCTCCGTCATGAGGATGCTCTTAGCACGCTCGAACGGCACGTCGTAGTCCACGAGAAACTTCCACTGACACCGTCTAGTGGACATCTCAGAGGTGTTTTTGATTATGTTCGTACTTAGATTACCATTAGGCAGGTAAATCTTTGTATTGTCCGTAGTAGTGATAGAAGTGTGGAAGATTCCGATGTCCTGTACCGTACCCTCGACATCTTGGTAGACGATGTAGTCGCCAATGCGGAAGGGGTGCGTGATCAGGATGATAGCACCACCCGCAAAGTTCTGTAGCTGTCCTGAGAGTGCCATACCAATGGCGACACCAACAGAAGCAAGCAAGGCCGCAAAGGATACAGCGGCAAAGCCCAGGATATTGATCACCACGATAATCAGTACGATCCAAAGACCAGCACGAGCTATCGATCGGATGAAGTGTCGCAAGCCAAGCGCCTCGACACGCCTATCAAGGAGTCGAGTGACGCCCTTCATGATAAGACCTATCAGCCAGCGACCTACATAAAATATTAGGATAGCTAGCAGTACGCGGATACCTATGTCAAGTGCTTTATCGACCCATGATCCTAGGGTGTCAGCGAGGTTAAAGTTGACGATACTATCGACGATTTCCTCCTTCGTGAGAGCCGTCGAGTCGGGGAGAATAATGTTTTCTGGATTTATTTCAGGCATATGCTTCTACACAGTTGACGCTGTCGCTTTTATTTGCGATAGCACTCAGTTAGCAGAGCCAAAGGTACAAAAAAGCGACAACCTAACCTCACCGCAAAGCATAGCGTAGATAGACCTGCAAGGCGTAACACATTCGGTGTGTGCATATAAAAGCCCCATACTCACAGGGTCGGAGTATGGGGCTTCGCTTGCTTTGGAGCTATTTAGATGCTTAGCGTATCAGCTTGATCGTAGCTCCTGCGATAGAGAGTATATAGCTTCCTGCGGGGAGCTCGCAAGAGAGACGTCCCGTCTGGTCCGTTACGCCATGTGCTCGGAGCTGTCCTGCCAGGTCGTACAGCTCATAGCTCGTCTGGCTGTAGGGCGTCTCTATATCCCAGCCCGTAGCTGTCGGAGTAATCACCCAAACATTAGGACGGTCGGTCACAGGAGCGACGCCAGTATCTTTCTTAAAGGCGTAAGAGACGAAGATGTTGTTGGACAGGACGAAGAAGTATATAGTCCCAGCCTCATCTTCTGCTGTGAGCTTGCTCGTACTCCACTTGCAGTAATCGGGTATATAGCCTTCGTCTGGGACCAGTACGATAGAGCCTCCTACTGACCTCTTGATAGGTTCTGCAAAGTTGAACTTCTTGTCTCCGACTGCTATGTAAGCATGTCCATGAGACTTCGTCGAGGCGTCAAAAATCTTCGCTGTCTCACACCCTTCGCTGGTGCTCTCGCTATCAGCGATCCAACCATTGAGCAGAACTTTGTCGTAGGTCGTTGCTCCTGGCGTGCCACTGAGCTGAACTCGATAGAGACCCTCGCTGGTGTCACCTGCGGGGGGTAGCTGTATGAGCAGGTCGTTGAGATCACAAGCGGTGAAGCTGTTGTCTCGTACGTCTAGGCTATGCAGATTGAGAGCCAGTCCTGGGTAGGGGATGAGCTGTAGCTCAGTGAGCTTATTGCCATTAGCCTTGATGCGCTCTAGGTACTCGCTCTCGAGCTTTACCTTAGAGAGCTGACAATTCTCAATGTCTAGTACACGTAGCTTTTCGTTGGCCGAGAGATCTAGACTTTCGCCAAAGGCATTGCCACTCAGTACAGCTATCTCCAGCTTAGGCAGAGATGCTAGAGCTAGAGCGGAGATCTGATTGTCGTTGCAGTTTAGGACGCTCAGGAGTGGAGTCTGCTCTACATGTAGCTGCGTGAGCTTGTTGTACCCGCAGTACAGCTCCTCAAGCTTGGGAGTAGCAGAGAGTGATAGCTCGGCGAGCTTATTGTCCGTGATTTGCAGCTCCTTGAGGTTGGGCAGACGAGAGAGGTCTATCTGCTCAATCTTGTTGCGAGAGAGACGGAGTGTCTCAATTGTTGCGGCATCTTCAAAGGCTACTGCGACGATCTTGCTAGCCGTAGCGTCTACGAGAGTCACGGGACCATAAAGCTTGATCTTAGCCCCAAGGTCTACCGTTTGGGGGACGGTAAAAGGCTCATTAGCCTTGGGAATTGTATAGTCGCTAAGCTGGCCACTGCCCCAGTCGATCTGCACCTTGGTCTGGGCCTTAGCAGCAGCTATCTGGAGAGACAGA is part of the Porphyromonas asaccharolytica DSM 20707 genome and harbors:
- a CDS encoding phosphatidylserine decarboxylase family protein; the protein is MKKVRLHREGVGLLISFFLILTLACWATFVFVPFKGVFILTLLVSLVVMGLALNFFRFPRRSNSEAANRRVIVAPADGKVVVMEEVEEPELLGRRCLKLSIFMSLYNVHANWVACNGTITHVEHQSGAYYKAFLPKSSVLNERSAVIIRTDGGHEVLERQIAGAVARRIVTYPKVGDEVTVEDFLGFIKFGSRIDLYLPLGTEIAIKIGDEVVGGETTLGYLPQ
- a CDS encoding CDP-alcohol phosphatidyltransferase family protein, encoding MKIRQFIPNLLTLCNILSGAAAIISILYYKEYQMGAIWIAVGALFDLLDGMVARLLHATSPIGADLDSLSDVVTFGLAPALLALCTMEGRLLASGYAASTALMMSLPFLLILPFAAYRLALFNNDMGSSNYFRGLPVPASALLWIGISLSTCACAVDTLSLVTSYGLLLLSCILMVSRMPMLSLKHLSAQMKAPHGRIILIAWGVILVPAGCLYMWLGSVASTLRLVMMLYIFVSLVIGRQIKSNSDAIDAAAQQ
- a CDS encoding DUF4834 family protein; amino-acid sequence: MEFLLGLIVVIGLTYLLLRYFAPRILQWMVKRYIQQADPHVKSRQAPRKGWHSAASQQSSADAQSQQGKLDMKDIAKKKFEKDQGEYIDFEEE
- the dnaB gene encoding replicative DNA helicase; amino-acid sequence: MPPLKTTQQKQLRRPQASLDRTTEGRVPPQATDIEEAVLGAILLEKEAFSEISTILEPESFYVNAHQTIFEVMRDLSLEEQPIDLHTVSQRLQREGKLDQVGGMPFLVELSNRVISAGNLEYHAMIVAQKALSRNLIKFSTEVLTSAYEDTIDIEDQMESAEGALFALSQKHLRKDVQPIDTVLKIAIDDIKAAANSAEGISGISSGFDGIDAMTAGWQKSDLIIIAARPAIGKTAFVLSMAKYIAVDNKIPVALFNLEMSSVQLVKRLISNVCELPGEKLKSGQLENFEWTQLDERISVLENTPLYIDDTPSLSVFELRTKVRRLVREHDIKIIIIDYLQLMNASGMNFGNREQEVSTISRSLKMLAKELDIPIIALSQLNRAVELRKNDSGTNSKVPQLSDLRESGAIEQDADMVCFLHRPEVYGIMQDDNGDTKGIGYFIIAKHRNGPIGDVRIGFRGEFAKFYPLEEANMHYTSQINGGRPRSAATSTPGGSSTGSAPHPFDQSFNAGASDFNPMGTDDEERDFPF
- the lepA gene encoding translation elongation factor 4; the encoded protein is MQHIRNFCIIAHIDHGKSTLADRLLEYTDTVQKKDLQDQVLDNMDLERERGITIKSHAIQMSYTKDDVEYTLNLIDTPGHVDFSYEVSRSIAACEGALLIVDASQGIQAQTISNLYMAIEHDLTIIPVVNKIDLPGASPEEVQDQIVSLLGVDPDEVLFASGKTGQGVNEILDAIVERVPAPVGDPDAPLQALIFDSVFNPFRGIIAYYKIVNGSIAKGDKVKFINTGMEYDADEVGVLKLDMMPRDRVNTGDVGYIISGIKTSKEVKVGDTITHIQRPASAAIAGFEEVKPMVFAGVYPIDTEDFEDLRASLEKLQLNDASLTFTPESSAALGFGFRCGFLGLLHMEIIQERLDREFNMNVITTVPNVSYLVYDKKGGVTEVHNPSGLPDPMQIDHIEEPYIRATIITDTAYIGPIMTLCLDKRGILIKQEYISGNRVEIYFDLPLGEIVIDFYDKLKSISRGYASFDYHLSDFRPSKLVKLDILLNGEPVDALSTLTHFDNSVPFGRRMCEKLKELIPRQQFDIAIQAAIGAKIIARETVKAVRKDVTAKCYGGDISRKRKLLEKQKEGKKRMKQIGNVEIPQKAFLAVLKLD
- a CDS encoding YebC/PmpR family DNA-binding transcriptional regulator, producing MGRAFEYRKARKLKRWGNMARVFTKLGKEITIAVKAGGPDPDTNPRLRVLVQTAKKENMPKENVERAIKKATDKDSNTDYKEMNYEGYGPHGIAIFVETATDNTTRTVANVRSYFNKFGGNLGTTGSLEFLFDHRCVFHVQPKEEIDQEELILDLIDYGVEDLEQEEEEWVIEGDFSQNGALQAKLEDLGFEISSVEFIRVPKDTRPVSAEEREELNKLIERLEEDEDVQNVFTNMEDEEEEE